From Paenibacillus physcomitrellae, the proteins below share one genomic window:
- a CDS encoding CAP domain-containing protein: MNKKITKRIAAGGFAVLMSMGLVLPTYAASSNGDTTANHQTTTAIYKVTSLKTTTINFSNLSGYLYNFDWNELLSELQGAGGQAQQEQPTQPVKPAQPAKPSQPAPSKPDTAQQPAKQPTTEQPAAPKPKPVTPPASTTPSKPAQQPAQSGSGQTQTPTPAPSNSGSNVNAGQQQGTDNKSDFVKQVISLVNQERAKENLKPLTEDSALSNMALVKAKDMSQNNYFDHNSPTYGSPFDMMKQFNISFSYAGENIAKGQQTPQEVMTAWMNSAGHRANIMNANYTVIGVGYYNGCWVQEFVGR; the protein is encoded by the coding sequence ATGAACAAGAAAATAACGAAACGTATCGCAGCCGGAGGATTTGCAGTATTAATGTCCATGGGCTTGGTCCTGCCAACCTATGCGGCGTCTTCAAACGGTGACACAACAGCTAACCATCAAACGACAACAGCCATTTATAAAGTGACTTCCTTAAAAACAACTACAATTAACTTCTCAAACTTGTCCGGTTATTTGTATAACTTTGATTGGAACGAGCTGCTCAGCGAGCTGCAAGGCGCAGGCGGACAAGCACAGCAGGAGCAGCCAACTCAACCGGTGAAGCCGGCTCAGCCAGCTAAGCCAAGTCAACCTGCGCCATCGAAACCTGACACGGCGCAGCAGCCTGCAAAGCAGCCAACAACTGAGCAGCCGGCCGCACCTAAACCTAAACCGGTCACTCCACCGGCGTCTACAACGCCAAGCAAACCGGCACAGCAGCCAGCCCAGTCCGGCTCTGGCCAGACTCAAACGCCTACACCAGCTCCGAGCAATAGCGGAAGCAATGTGAATGCTGGACAGCAGCAAGGTACGGATAACAAGTCTGATTTTGTGAAACAGGTTATTTCGCTGGTTAACCAGGAACGGGCGAAAGAGAACCTCAAACCGCTGACAGAAGACAGCGCTCTGTCCAACATGGCTTTGGTGAAGGCAAAAGATATGAGCCAGAACAATTATTTTGACCATAACTCGCCAACCTACGGTTCTCCGTTCGACATGATGAAGCAGTTCAATATCAGCTTCAGCTATGCCGGCGAGAACATTGCCAAAGGCCAGCAGACTCCACAGGAAGTCATGACGGCCTGGATGAACAGTGCAGGACACCGCGCGAACATCATGAACGCTAACTATACCGTAATCGGTGTAGGTTACTACAACGGCTGCTGGGTACAGGAATTCGTAGGCCGTTAA
- a CDS encoding GlsB/YeaQ/YmgE family stress response membrane protein — MAFLWSLIIGGIIGWLAGLIVGRDVPGGIIGNIIAGFIGAWLGSFLLGNWGPETGDFYFIPALIGAIVLILIVSLIMGAVRRRSNP, encoded by the coding sequence ATGGCATTTCTATGGTCGTTGATTATCGGCGGTATTATCGGTTGGCTGGCAGGCTTGATTGTGGGCAGAGATGTGCCGGGAGGTATTATCGGTAATATCATTGCAGGTTTTATCGGAGCATGGCTGGGCAGCTTCCTGCTTGGCAACTGGGGTCCGGAAACAGGCGATTTCTACTTCATCCCGGCTCTGATTGGCGCTATTGTGCTGATTCTGATCGTCAGCCTGATTATGGGTGCTGTGAGAAGACGAAGCAATCCGTAA
- a CDS encoding DNA topoisomerase III gives MKTLVLAEKPSVAKEIARVMGSRDKHKSYFEGPKYVVTWALGHLVGLAEPEDYDHKYATWNLEDLPILPGKMKLKVLRETNHQYKAVQQLMRRSDIGELIVATDAAREGELLARWIIDMAKWNKPFKRLWISSQTDKAIKDGFAQLKPGSQFDRLYQSARCRAEADWMIGLNVTRALTTKFSAPLSAGRVQTPTLGMIMAREQEITSFRSEEYARIKAELGGFEALWQGRGGDSRIFDQVKAKELQSKLEGGSGTIVKVKKSEKTVPHPQAYDLTELQRDANRRYGFSAKQTSNVLQKLYEQHKLVTYPRTDSRYLTSDMVGTLKERLSSVAIGPYASMARPLLRGNLTLGKRVVDDSKVTDHHAIIPTEQTVLLNTLTSDERKLYDLIVRRFISLFYGPARFDQVAVTVDIQGETLTAKGITMKDQGWRAVYESADYEETGENEDESPDAEASSDAALPELHEGMKVKVNRCRLETGRTQPPKRYTEAALLSQMEKHGLGTPATRADIIEKLVSSDTIERKGNALHPTGKGKQLIDLAPTELRAPELTAKWEAELERIARGSGKPEPFLQDIRHMAEELVGKVKGSDAVYKPHNVSNSHCPNCGTRLLEKKTKRGLLLICPADDCGYTRSGEKRLSNRRCPQCHKKMELKEGKAGLYVQCLPCGITETLNKDTNHVSKRDQQKLVKQYAKQESIGSNLGELLKAAMEQKNK, from the coding sequence ATGAAGACATTAGTACTTGCGGAGAAACCATCCGTGGCAAAGGAAATTGCACGAGTAATGGGAAGCCGCGATAAACATAAAAGTTATTTTGAAGGACCGAAGTATGTCGTAACCTGGGCATTGGGACACTTGGTGGGACTGGCCGAACCGGAGGATTACGATCATAAATATGCTACCTGGAACCTTGAGGACCTGCCTATCCTGCCTGGAAAAATGAAGCTGAAGGTGCTCCGCGAAACCAACCATCAGTATAAAGCGGTTCAGCAGCTGATGCGCCGCAGCGACATCGGCGAATTGATCGTAGCGACCGACGCTGCCCGGGAAGGCGAGCTGCTGGCGCGCTGGATCATCGACATGGCGAAATGGAACAAGCCGTTCAAACGGCTGTGGATTTCCTCGCAGACGGACAAGGCAATTAAGGACGGTTTTGCCCAGCTGAAACCTGGCAGTCAGTTTGACCGTTTGTACCAGTCGGCCAGATGCCGGGCGGAAGCAGACTGGATGATTGGCCTGAACGTTACGCGGGCGCTCACTACGAAATTTAGCGCTCCGCTGTCGGCCGGCCGGGTTCAGACGCCTACGCTGGGCATGATCATGGCCCGGGAACAGGAAATCACCTCTTTCCGTTCGGAAGAGTATGCCCGGATCAAAGCCGAGCTTGGCGGATTTGAAGCGCTTTGGCAGGGCCGGGGCGGGGACAGCCGGATTTTTGATCAGGTTAAGGCGAAGGAGCTGCAATCGAAGCTGGAAGGCGGAAGCGGCACAATCGTTAAGGTGAAGAAAAGCGAAAAAACGGTTCCGCATCCTCAGGCCTACGACTTGACGGAGCTTCAGCGGGATGCAAACCGCCGATATGGATTCTCGGCCAAGCAGACCTCCAATGTGCTCCAGAAGCTGTACGAGCAGCACAAATTGGTCACTTACCCCCGTACGGATTCCCGTTACCTGACGTCTGATATGGTTGGGACTTTGAAGGAACGGCTGAGCAGCGTGGCCATAGGCCCGTATGCATCCATGGCGCGCCCTCTGCTGAGAGGCAACCTGACTTTGGGAAAAAGGGTGGTCGATGACAGCAAGGTAACCGATCACCATGCCATCATCCCGACGGAGCAAACGGTGCTGCTGAATACGCTCACCAGCGACGAGCGCAAGCTGTATGATCTGATTGTAAGACGGTTTATCAGCTTGTTTTATGGTCCGGCCCGTTTTGACCAGGTAGCCGTGACGGTTGACATTCAGGGAGAAACGCTGACAGCCAAAGGCATTACGATGAAAGATCAGGGCTGGAGAGCCGTCTACGAAAGTGCCGATTATGAAGAGACAGGGGAAAATGAAGACGAAAGTCCGGACGCTGAAGCCTCCTCTGATGCAGCTCTGCCGGAGCTGCACGAAGGCATGAAGGTTAAGGTAAACCGCTGCCGGCTTGAGACTGGAAGAACCCAGCCGCCCAAACGTTACACGGAAGCGGCGCTGCTGTCTCAGATGGAGAAGCATGGACTGGGAACACCGGCTACCCGCGCCGACATCATCGAGAAGCTGGTCAGCTCAGATACCATCGAGCGTAAAGGGAACGCCCTGCATCCGACCGGCAAAGGCAAACAGCTGATTGACCTGGCGCCGACAGAGCTTCGGGCCCCTGAGCTGACCGCCAAATGGGAAGCAGAGCTCGAACGGATTGCGCGGGGAAGCGGCAAGCCGGAGCCTTTTTTACAGGATATTCGTCATATGGCAGAGGAACTGGTCGGCAAGGTCAAGGGCAGCGATGCGGTATACAAACCACATAATGTCTCCAATAGCCATTGTCCGAACTGCGGTACAAGACTGTTGGAGAAGAAAACGAAACGCGGCCTGCTGCTGATCTGCCCGGCCGATGACTGCGGGTATACCCGTTCGGGTGAGAAACGGCTGTCCAATCGCCGTTGTCCTCAGTGCCATAAGAAAATGGAGCTGAAAGAAGGCAAAGCCGGCCTTTACGTTCAATGTCTGCCATGCGGAATTACCGAAACGCTCAATAAAGATACGAACCATGTCAGCAAACGTGACCAGCAGAAGCTGGTGAAGCAGTATGCCAAACAGGAGTCGATCGGCTCCAACCTCGGCGAGCTGCTGAAAGCCGCTATGGAGCAGAAGAACAAATAA
- a CDS encoding DUF1294 domain-containing protein, with protein sequence MREALLVWFVFINFIAYLVMSDDKRRARERKERIPERTLFLLAVMGGALGVLIAMYTKRHKTRHGSFVVGIPLLLFLNAALYTYFLR encoded by the coding sequence ATGAGGGAAGCCTTGCTCGTTTGGTTTGTGTTCATTAATTTCATTGCTTATCTGGTCATGTCGGATGATAAACGAAGAGCCAGAGAGAGAAAAGAACGCATACCGGAGCGGACTCTGTTCCTGTTGGCGGTTATGGGAGGGGCGCTAGGCGTGCTCATCGCCATGTATACCAAACGCCATAAAACCCGCCATGGCAGCTTTGTGGTCGGAATTCCGCTGCTGCTGTTTCTTAATGCGGCTCTTTATACTTATTTTCTGAGATAG
- a CDS encoding universal stress protein, translating into MLFNKILVAYDGSKASNKALDKAIELAKLSQTELTVIHVYDFPRFYVAEGFAPVPASVNEDFYELATRTSDEAERRLKEAGVSGKVEMLQGPAAEGILEYAKDNDHDVIILGSRGLGSIREFVLGSVSHNVVQHAQIPVLVVK; encoded by the coding sequence ATGTTATTCAATAAAATTTTGGTGGCTTATGACGGTTCTAAAGCTTCGAACAAGGCGCTCGATAAAGCGATTGAACTCGCGAAATTGAGCCAAACGGAATTGACGGTTATTCATGTTTATGATTTTCCACGTTTTTATGTAGCGGAAGGTTTTGCTCCGGTTCCTGCCAGTGTCAATGAAGATTTCTATGAGCTGGCGACCAGAACTTCTGATGAAGCGGAGAGACGCCTCAAGGAAGCTGGAGTATCTGGCAAAGTTGAGATGCTTCAGGGACCGGCGGCAGAAGGCATTCTGGAATACGCGAAAGACAACGACCATGACGTGATCATCCTTGGCAGCCGCGGGCTTGGCAGCATCCGGGAATTTGTGCTCGGCAGTGTCAGCCATAACGTTGTGCAGCATGCCCAAATCCCAGTGCTGGTAGTGAAATAA
- the purE gene encoding 5-(carboxyamino)imidazole ribonucleotide mutase, which produces MSAQVAVIMGSKSDWETMSHACVVLEELRIPYEKKVVSAHRTPDLMFEFAEGAAERGIKVIIAGAGGAAHLPGMVASKTVLPVIGVPVKSAALNGLDSLLSIVQMPGGIPVATVAIGKAGATNAGLLAAQILGAFDPALSEKVQARRDRIKAEVLESGEELEQVKL; this is translated from the coding sequence ATGTCAGCGCAGGTAGCTGTAATCATGGGCAGTAAGTCGGATTGGGAAACGATGAGCCATGCATGTGTGGTGCTGGAGGAACTGCGAATTCCTTACGAGAAAAAGGTCGTCTCCGCTCACCGCACGCCGGATTTGATGTTCGAGTTTGCGGAAGGCGCAGCGGAACGCGGAATTAAAGTCATTATTGCCGGAGCCGGGGGTGCGGCGCATCTGCCGGGCATGGTCGCGTCCAAGACGGTACTGCCGGTCATTGGCGTTCCGGTCAAATCAGCGGCTTTAAACGGTCTGGATTCGCTGCTGTCCATCGTTCAGATGCCTGGCGGCATTCCTGTGGCGACCGTAGCGATCGGCAAAGCCGGCGCTACCAACGCCGGTCTGCTGGCAGCTCAAATCCTCGGCGCTTTTGATCCGGCACTGAGCGAGAAGGTTCAGGCCCGGCGCGACCGGATCAAGGCGGAAGTACTCGAAAGCGGCGAAGAGCTGGAGCAGGTGAAGCTGTGA
- the purK gene encoding 5-(carboxyamino)imidazole ribonucleotide synthase yields MSGGQGSGADMMYGGQAGAQKAKAGEVGAQEAVKGGQAGTQGSGLNGQGGREPQVVKPGSTVGLLGGGQLGRMMALAGTNLGYRFVTLDPTPDSPCGQVADQIVAAYSDKEAARELAQRADVITYEFENVDSEVAALLEELSSVPQGSGLLYTTQHRLREKRAIEAAGVQVAPYAEIRSEDELREAVGRLGLPSVLKTATGGYDGKGQWVIRSESEIAEAYETLSRSGAELVLEQFISFEKELSVIAARSSRGEIKTFPAAENIHVDNILHISIVPARVSKEIQAQAEELASRIAESLGAVGLLAVEMFLTGDGRLYVNELAPRPHNSGHYTMEACTTSQFEQHVRAVCNLPLGEANLLTPVVMVNVLGEHLEVVIERTADGAWLESAAEAGERVHTNAADSNFKGKRTEHTDKDKNTNTNTNTNTNTNTNIAAADIVTTDIANTDIETGTDAADTEASTVKHTMAGAHGVVPKVHLYGKSGSAPKRKMGHINLLCQDVQQGLDWIQQTKIWRNQQP; encoded by the coding sequence GTGAGCGGCGGACAAGGAAGCGGAGCGGACATGATGTATGGCGGACAAGCCGGTGCTCAGAAAGCGAAGGCCGGAGAAGTCGGCGCTCAGGAAGCGGTGAAGGGCGGACAAGCGGGGACGCAAGGATCCGGCTTGAATGGGCAAGGCGGCCGGGAGCCGCAGGTAGTGAAGCCCGGATCTACGGTCGGGCTTCTCGGAGGCGGACAGCTGGGCCGCATGATGGCTTTGGCGGGCACGAACCTGGGTTACCGGTTCGTGACGCTGGATCCGACGCCGGACAGCCCATGCGGACAGGTGGCGGACCAGATTGTCGCGGCCTACAGCGACAAGGAAGCGGCCCGCGAGCTGGCGCAGCGGGCGGACGTGATCACGTACGAGTTCGAGAATGTTGATTCCGAAGTCGCGGCGTTATTGGAGGAGCTGTCCTCGGTACCGCAGGGCAGCGGGCTGCTCTACACCACGCAGCACCGCCTGCGGGAGAAGCGGGCCATTGAAGCGGCAGGCGTGCAGGTGGCGCCGTACGCGGAAATCCGCAGCGAAGACGAGCTGCGGGAAGCGGTGGGCAGGCTCGGACTTCCGAGCGTGCTGAAGACGGCCACCGGAGGTTACGACGGGAAAGGGCAGTGGGTCATCCGCAGCGAAAGCGAAATCGCGGAGGCCTACGAGACGCTCAGCCGCAGCGGGGCGGAGCTGGTGCTCGAACAGTTCATCAGCTTCGAGAAAGAGCTATCGGTTATTGCGGCAAGAAGCTCGCGCGGCGAAATCAAGACTTTTCCGGCGGCGGAAAATATCCACGTCGACAATATCCTGCATATTTCCATAGTGCCGGCAAGAGTCTCGAAGGAGATTCAGGCGCAGGCGGAAGAGCTGGCCTCCAGGATCGCGGAATCGCTGGGAGCTGTCGGCCTGCTGGCTGTGGAAATGTTCCTGACGGGAGACGGCCGGCTGTACGTCAACGAGCTTGCGCCGCGTCCGCACAATTCGGGGCATTATACGATGGAAGCCTGCACGACCTCGCAGTTTGAGCAGCATGTCCGGGCGGTGTGCAATCTGCCGCTGGGCGAAGCAAACCTGCTGACGCCGGTAGTGATGGTGAACGTCCTCGGCGAACATCTGGAAGTGGTCATCGAACGGACAGCGGACGGGGCATGGCTGGAATCGGCAGCGGAAGCCGGGGAACGGGTGCATACAAACGCAGCGGACAGCAATTTTAAGGGGAAACGAACGGAACATACAGATAAAGATAAAAATACAAATACAAATACAAATACAAATACAAATACAAATACAAATATAGCTGCTGCAGATATAGTTACTACAGATATAGCTAATACAGATATAGAGACAGGGACAGACGCAGCGGATACAGAAGCAAGTACAGTGAAGCATACAATGGCAGGGGCACACGGCGTTGTGCCGAAAGTCCATTTGTACGGCAAAAGCGGTTCGGCCCCGAAACGGAAAATGGGCCACATCAACCTGTTATGCCAAGACGTCCAGCAAGGGCTGGACTGGATACAGCAAACCAAGATTTGGAGGAATCAACAACCATGA
- the purB gene encoding adenylosuccinate lyase produces the protein MIERYSRPEMRAVWTEQNKFQAWLEVELCACEAWAELGVIPKEDTAALRANAKFDIDRIYEIEQETRHDVIAFTRAVSESLGQERKWVHYGLTSTDVVDTALGYILKQANEILEKDILNFIEILRDKAIAYKNTPMMGRTHGVHAEPTTFGLKMALWHEEMKRNLERFRHAANNVQFGKISGAVGTYANIDPFVEEFVCRKLGTSPAPISTQTLQRDRHAEYLATLALIATSLDKFATEIRALQKSEFREVEEAFAKGQKGSSAMPHKRNPIGCENISGLSRVIRGHMLTAYENVTLWHERDISHSSAERVILPDATMLLNYMLNRFGNIVKNLTVFPENMKRNMERTYGVPFSGRVMTKLIDKGFSREQAYDTVQPLAMQAWETQRQFRDIIAGTPAITEALSAEEIDDAFNPAWHLKHVETIFTRLGLKG, from the coding sequence ATGATCGAACGTTACAGCAGACCCGAAATGAGAGCCGTCTGGACGGAGCAGAACAAGTTCCAGGCCTGGCTGGAAGTGGAGCTTTGCGCCTGCGAAGCTTGGGCCGAACTCGGCGTTATTCCGAAGGAAGACACGGCAGCGCTGCGCGCCAATGCCAAATTCGATATTGACCGCATTTATGAAATCGAGCAGGAAACCCGCCATGACGTGATCGCGTTTACGCGTGCCGTATCCGAAAGCCTTGGCCAGGAGCGCAAATGGGTCCATTACGGCCTGACCTCCACGGACGTCGTGGATACGGCGCTGGGTTACATCCTGAAGCAGGCCAACGAAATCCTTGAGAAGGATATCCTTAACTTCATTGAAATTTTACGGGATAAAGCGATCGCTTATAAAAATACCCCGATGATGGGCCGCACGCACGGCGTTCACGCCGAACCGACCACCTTTGGTCTCAAAATGGCCCTGTGGCACGAAGAGATGAAACGGAACCTGGAACGTTTCCGCCATGCGGCAAACAATGTACAATTCGGTAAAATCTCCGGCGCCGTCGGCACTTACGCGAACATCGACCCGTTCGTCGAAGAATTCGTATGCCGCAAGCTCGGCACTTCGCCGGCTCCAATCTCGACGCAAACGCTGCAGCGTGACCGCCACGCCGAATACTTGGCGACGCTGGCGCTGATCGCCACGTCTCTGGACAAGTTCGCCACGGAAATCCGCGCTTTGCAGAAGAGTGAATTCCGCGAGGTGGAGGAAGCTTTTGCTAAAGGTCAAAAAGGCTCCTCGGCCATGCCGCACAAACGCAACCCGATCGGCTGCGAAAACATCTCCGGCTTGTCCCGCGTCATCCGCGGCCATATGCTGACGGCTTACGAAAACGTAACGCTCTGGCATGAGCGCGATATCTCGCACTCCTCCGCCGAACGCGTCATTCTGCCGGACGCTACGATGCTGCTCAACTACATGCTGAACCGCTTCGGCAACATCGTGAAAAACCTGACCGTGTTCCCGGAGAACATGAAACGCAACATGGAGCGCACTTACGGCGTGCCGTTCTCCGGCCGCGTTATGACCAAGCTGATCGACAAAGGCTTCAGCCGGGAGCAGGCTTACGACACCGTGCAGCCGCTGGCCATGCAGGCTTGGGAAACGCAGCGCCAGTTTCGCGATATTATCGCTGGAACCCCGGCGATTACGGAAGCGCTGAGCGCTGAGGAGATCGACGACGCTTTTAATCCGGCTTGGCATTTAAAGCATGTGGAGACGATTTTTACGAGATTGGGCCTGAAGGGTTGA
- a CDS encoding phosphoribosylaminoimidazolesuccinocarboxamide synthase gives MAATAISTAVDLIDLPLIYKGKVRELYDLGEHYLIVVTDRISAFDYILDPAVPDKGNVLNRLSAFWFERTKGIMDNHVVHTDVDLLGNVIKDKELLRNRIMVTRKAERIDIECVVRGYVTGGGWRQYEKTGEVNGIKLPEGLHKNSKLEAPIFTPAAKNDVGHDEDISFEKMTELVGRELAEQLRDRTLELYAYVRDYCEERDILLADCKLEFGLLDGKLIVIDEMFTPDASRFWAKENYALDIDIDSMDKEPVRTYLANSDWDMNSAPDPLPPLVVQETTNRYREIYRRLTGEELS, from the coding sequence TTGGCAGCAACCGCGATTTCGACGGCCGTGGATCTGATTGATCTGCCGCTGATTTACAAGGGGAAAGTCAGAGAGCTTTATGATCTTGGCGAACATTATCTCATCGTTGTGACCGACCGCATTTCGGCGTTTGACTACATTTTGGATCCGGCGGTTCCGGACAAAGGCAATGTGCTTAACCGGCTCAGCGCTTTTTGGTTTGAACGCACGAAGGGCATCATGGACAACCATGTCGTTCACACCGACGTGGATTTGCTGGGCAACGTCATCAAGGACAAGGAGCTGCTTCGCAACCGGATCATGGTCACCCGTAAAGCCGAGCGTATCGACATTGAATGCGTGGTGCGCGGGTACGTGACCGGCGGGGGCTGGCGCCAATACGAGAAAACGGGCGAGGTCAACGGCATAAAGCTGCCGGAAGGCCTGCACAAGAACAGCAAGCTGGAAGCGCCGATTTTTACGCCTGCGGCTAAGAACGATGTCGGCCACGACGAGGACATTTCTTTTGAAAAAATGACCGAACTCGTCGGCCGCGAACTCGCCGAGCAGCTTCGCGACCGCACGCTTGAGCTTTACGCCTACGTCCGCGACTACTGCGAGGAACGCGACATCCTGCTCGCCGACTGCAAGCTGGAATTCGGCCTGCTGGACGGCAAGCTGATCGTCATCGACGAAATGTTTACGCCGGACGCTTCCCGCTTCTGGGCCAAAGAAAATTATGCCCTCGACATCGACATCGATAGCATGGACAAGGAGCCGGTCCGCACCTACCTGGCGAATTCCGACTGGGATATGAACAGCGCGCCCGACCCTCTGCCCCCTCTCGTCGTCCAGGAGACTACCAACCGCTACCGCGAAATCTACCGCCGTCTGACGGGGGAAGAGCTTAGCTAG
- the purS gene encoding phosphoribosylformylglycinamidine synthase subunit PurS, which yields MLKAKVYVTIKQSVLDPQGVAVQGALHSMGFGEVESARIGKYMELTLDTTDRAEAEARVKTMCEKLLANTVVEDYRFELEG from the coding sequence ATGTTAAAAGCAAAGGTATACGTCACCATCAAGCAAAGCGTACTCGACCCGCAGGGGGTTGCCGTGCAAGGCGCGCTGCATTCTATGGGATTCGGCGAAGTTGAAAGTGCCCGCATCGGTAAATACATGGAACTGACGCTCGACACTACGGACCGCGCGGAAGCGGAAGCCCGCGTTAAAACGATGTGCGAAAAGCTGCTGGCCAACACAGTCGTGGAAGACTATCGCTTTGAATTGGAGGGCTAA
- the purQ gene encoding phosphoribosylformylglycinamidine synthase subunit PurQ translates to MKFAVLVFPGSNCDIDCYKAVEEVLGEPVDYVWHTATDLSAYDCILVPGGFSYGDYLRCGAISRFAPVMAEVAKAAEQGKYVLGICNGFQILTEAGLLPGTLLRNTSLKFLCHDVVLRVENNDNPFTVDYEQGEEITIPIAHGEGNYYCDEATLESLKANNQIIFTYASNPNGSLSNIAGISNERGNVVGMMPHPERAVNTLLGSEDGKRMFTSILKAWRDQHDAATIR, encoded by the coding sequence ATGAAATTTGCTGTACTTGTGTTTCCGGGTTCCAATTGTGATATTGACTGCTACAAAGCCGTAGAAGAGGTGCTGGGCGAGCCGGTGGATTATGTTTGGCATACGGCGACCGACCTGTCCGCTTATGACTGCATTTTGGTGCCGGGCGGTTTCTCTTACGGCGACTACCTGCGCTGCGGCGCGATTTCCCGTTTTGCTCCGGTTATGGCGGAAGTCGCTAAAGCGGCTGAGCAGGGAAAATACGTTCTGGGCATCTGCAACGGATTCCAGATTTTGACCGAAGCCGGCCTGCTGCCGGGCACGCTGCTCCGCAACACGTCCCTGAAATTCCTTTGCCACGACGTGGTGCTGCGTGTGGAGAACAACGACAATCCTTTTACAGTGGATTACGAGCAGGGTGAAGAAATTACGATCCCGATTGCCCATGGTGAAGGCAACTACTACTGCGATGAGGCTACGCTTGAGAGCCTGAAGGCGAACAACCAGATTATTTTCACTTATGCGAGCAATCCGAACGGCTCCTTGTCCAACATTGCCGGCATTTCGAACGAACGCGGCAACGTGGTCGGCATGATGCCCCATCCGGAGCGTGCGGTGAACACGCTGCTGGGCAGCGAAGACGGAAAACGGATGTTTACATCTATTTTGAAAGCATGGAGGGATCAACATGACGCAGCAACTATCCGCTAA